In one window of Haloimpatiens sp. FM7315 DNA:
- a CDS encoding nucleotidyltransferase family protein — translation MDLPNIYSMAKKHSLTAISYMALESSNVFSICKDVELAIKWRNAKEKAIRKNLMMDAEREEILSFMEGEGIWYTPLKGIILKDMYPRIGMRQMADNDILYDKKYQKELLDFMTARHYEASEIGKGSHDVYHKAPIYNYELHTSLYSKGHDRSCQEYYRNVKQRLIKDEDNNFGYHFSDEDFYIYIITHSYKHYNGSGTGLRFLLDIYVFLEQKKEKLKWNYILVELDKLNIKEFEEKSRELSKKLFSEKNIS, via the coding sequence ATGGACTTACCTAATATTTATTCCATGGCAAAAAAGCATAGTTTGACTGCTATTTCTTATATGGCTCTAGAATCTTCTAATGTATTTTCAATTTGTAAGGATGTAGAATTAGCTATTAAGTGGAGGAATGCAAAAGAAAAAGCAATCAGAAAAAATTTGATGATGGATGCAGAGAGAGAAGAAATATTGAGTTTCATGGAGGGGGAAGGCATTTGGTATACACCACTTAAGGGAATTATTTTAAAAGATATGTATCCAAGAATTGGTATGCGCCAGATGGCAGATAATGATATACTTTATGATAAAAAATATCAAAAAGAATTGCTTGATTTTATGACTGCACGACACTATGAAGCTTCAGAGATTGGAAAAGGAAGTCATGATGTTTACCATAAGGCTCCTATATATAACTATGAGCTACATACATCATTGTACAGTAAAGGCCATGACAGAAGTTGTCAGGAATATTATAGAAATGTAAAGCAGAGACTGATTAAAGATGAAGACAATAATTTTGGATATCATTTCAGTGATGAAGATTTTTATATTTATATTATAACCCATTCTTACAAGCATTATAATGGAAGTGGAACTGGACTACGTTTTCTATTAGACATATATGTATTTTTAGAGCAAAAGAAAGAAAAATTAAAATGGAATTATATATTAGTAGAACTTGATAAACTTAACATAAAGGAATTTGAAGAGAAAAGCAGAGAACTTTCAAAGA
- a CDS encoding ATP-binding cassette domain-containing protein yields the protein MSYGTLMAILQLISQIQSPFANITGYIPKYYAMLVSGERLMEAEGYDEEIEIKHKKLKSISEIYTLYENYFSSLTLCNVDFTYKSPVKNSDTEMSRVVKAVNMKIEKGDYVAFTGPSGCGKSTILKLLMCLYPLDKGKRWIDIKHENSLSSNGFKDDEVQKRVSLTADYRRLFAYVPQENHLMSGTIGQIVAYSDKEAIKDEDRIWKALRIACAEDFVKELPLGLNTFLGERGLGLSEGQMQRIAIARAIFSDNPILIFDESTSALDEKTEELLLCNLRAMTNKTVIIVTHRKSVLKICDKEIMFQEGNIRVRNLI from the coding sequence ATGTCTTATGGAACGCTTATGGCAATTTTACAATTAATAAGTCAGATTCAATCTCCCTTTGCAAATATTACAGGATATATACCAAAATATTATGCAATGCTAGTAAGCGGGGAGAGATTAATGGAAGCTGAAGGATATGATGAGGAGATTGAAATAAAACATAAAAAATTAAAATCAATATCAGAGATTTATACACTTTATGAAAATTATTTTAGTTCTCTCACACTTTGTAATGTGGATTTTACTTATAAATCACCTGTAAAAAATTCAGATACAGAAATGTCTAGGGTAGTAAAAGCTGTGAATATGAAAATTGAAAAGGGAGATTACGTTGCTTTTACAGGACCTTCAGGCTGTGGTAAGAGTACCATATTAAAATTATTGATGTGCCTTTATCCTTTAGATAAAGGAAAGAGGTGGATTGATATAAAACATGAAAATAGCTTAAGCTCCAATGGTTTTAAGGATGATGAAGTACAAAAGCGAGTTTCATTAACAGCAGATTATCGGCGACTGTTTGCCTATGTACCACAGGAAAATCATCTTATGAGTGGAACTATTGGCCAAATCGTTGCTTATTCAGATAAAGAGGCAATTAAGGATGAAGATAGGATATGGAAGGCACTTAGGATTGCTTGTGCTGAAGATTTTGTAAAAGAATTGCCACTTGGACTTAACACCTTTCTTGGAGAAAGGGGACTAGGACTTTCAGAGGGGCAGATGCAGCGAATAGCTATTGCAAGGGCTATATTTTCAGATAATCCAATATTGATATTTGATGAGTCTACTAGCGCATTAGATGAAAAAACTGAAGAATTGCTTTTGTGTAATCTACGGGCAATGACAAATAAAACAGTGATTATTGTAACTCATAGAAAATCGGTTTTAAAGATTTGTGACAAAGAGATTATGTTTCAAGAAGGAAATATAAGGGTTAGAAATCTGATCTAG
- a CDS encoding S24/S26 family peptidase, whose amino-acid sequence MNSTYEKELGKHGSFTFVNVGTSMMPLLRQHKDLFVIEKKPGLGFRKYDVVLFKRNSGQYVLHRILKVRSSDYVLCGDNRFKLEYGVTEDNMLGVMTKVIRDGVTISVTDKKYQIYVHLWCDFFYIRAAILWIKLFLYKSKRKLRKIMAE is encoded by the coding sequence ATGAATAGCACCTATGAAAAAGAATTAGGAAAACATGGTAGTTTTACTTTTGTAAATGTGGGTACTAGCATGATGCCACTTTTACGTCAGCATAAGGACTTATTTGTTATAGAGAAAAAGCCTGGACTTGGTTTTAGAAAATATGATGTAGTGCTTTTTAAGAGAAATAGTGGTCAGTATGTGTTACACAGGATTCTTAAGGTTAGAAGCAGTGACTACGTTTTATGCGGTGATAATAGGTTTAAGCTTGAATATGGTGTTACAGAGGATAATATGCTAGGGGTTATGACAAAGGTAATACGAGATGGTGTAACCATATCTGTAACAGATAAGAAATATCAGATTTATGTACATCTTTGGTGTGATTTCTTTTATATTCGAGCTGCTATTTTATGGATTAAGCTATTTTTATATAAAAGTAAAAGAAAGTTAAGAAAGATAATGGCAGAATAA
- a CDS encoding PqqD family protein, whose amino-acid sequence MKLKEGFITHNSNGENIMVAVGDASYKFHGLVRSNKTGAFIIDCLKVERKEEQIVEEILMNFDASREVVKNDVQRIIEILREIGAIYE is encoded by the coding sequence ATGAAATTAAAGGAAGGTTTTATTACTCACAATTCAAATGGAGAGAATATTATGGTTGCTGTTGGAGATGCTTCTTATAAGTTTCACGGTCTTGTGAGAAGTAACAAAACTGGGGCATTTATTATAGATTGCCTAAAGGTAGAAAGAAAAGAAGAGCAGATTGTAGAGGAGATATTAATGAACTTTGATGCTTCACGTGAAGTTGTTAAAAATGATGTTCAAAGGATAATTGAAATTCTAAGAGAGATTGGGGCAATTTATGAATAG
- a CDS encoding InlB B-repeat-containing protein has translation MKYEIIKKVISVILSLSLTFHMGMWVVYGSSEKMPTVDGRTIFANGTPLLIVADGNGTTIYIDTNASGVIDPGEKSLKDAGIANAPKNGENLEYYGIYGGGNRVNVQYNTHIVMTGGHIDDLFGGCYTDYNSKGGDLTGDTYIKVTGGKVHRYIRGGSCDTRNNILKGNTTVIVTGGTAGYDVSCSSNWGKTTGIKTGIVTSTKANEIGFHNGFLKTAANVYIAKGTITLPSDFEFTLPKEGTLTVQEGAVIKNQGKITLNGTMENKGTFINNGIVKSDGGKYSGSGIWNGNPIEDLNLTVSEAKEITDNSTKFTVNCNKDARVYYLASETPINDKNILEAKGNSQSVSSNIDSDILLQNLKDDTSYTYYMVAKSGENFTDIKTVSFKTLQKSPLSGTGTKDDPYIIKTDFDLEYLANSVKRGQSYSSKYLKLNNDITYSSIPIGCFTEGSSTNMPFCGNFDAAGHTVTLAMTNASSNPKEAVALFGYLGSGASIKNICTTGTITSKEKYSGGIAGVARDGNVNFSSCSSSVEMNFTKGGDCTYGGIVGLINNLGNVTMTNCCFTGKITSSATSLEGVGGLCGWKSDTLNAINCYVNASFGSNSITAKGQHMARNGGTFTNCYYNKENRLTDDGSANSAGSEAVTNDFTRGKITWLLQNGQSNPAIQVWGQRLTGNITDSDPVLSLDSIKAVHKVSYFLDNKELENIRGYANSSMTLANFTLTEAEINEGYKYNFEITSGTATLDTANNQLKDIGGDVVVTVTKGIFYTITAKSKDLNLGTVGEGGAYAAGATATFIAEPRMGCKFVKWTSDAEGNTEVSKEKTFTVKASKSCTYYAWFTIDKYTLSVGDFNSSAGTITGVKDEGYSYNERAVLKAEANTGYVFDGWKNEYGVTVDTSPNFSFNVSGNMTITPIFTQIKENVTYYRIAFYHQAGNLLKSEKIALNTGVTVPNTPSKIGYEFIGWSADGTNPIKLNEDGSITITSNMDLRPLFRVKEVKYSLTVNDILKDSYAPLSSVKAEVTETSIPEGKKFAYWIDKEGNILSYSNPYNFSITCNMELKAIYEDLKNDVIKKPTLTLSEPTYEFIREGKHKMVWYAVMDLPEGYTMVESGILRIVSTVPKTNDQMTFDSDGIYKRVINVSDSIPNQYYYSVAATDGKGVSIRAYIVIRNKDGNLETILSDVQYGCYK, from the coding sequence ATGAAATATGAAATTATTAAAAAAGTTATTTCAGTAATTTTATCTTTAAGTTTAACATTTCATATGGGTATGTGGGTGGTATATGGAAGTTCGGAAAAAATGCCAACTGTAGATGGTAGAACTATATTTGCCAATGGCACACCTTTACTGATTGTAGCTGATGGTAATGGTACAACCATATATATTGACACCAATGCTAGTGGCGTAATTGACCCTGGTGAAAAGTCATTAAAAGATGCAGGTATTGCTAATGCGCCCAAAAATGGAGAAAATTTAGAATATTATGGTATCTATGGAGGAGGCAATAGAGTAAATGTGCAATATAATACCCATATTGTTATGACAGGAGGCCATATAGATGATTTGTTTGGGGGGTGTTATACTGACTATAATTCTAAAGGAGGAGATCTTACAGGAGATACCTACATTAAGGTAACTGGTGGTAAGGTTCATCGTTATATAAGAGGTGGGTCTTGTGACACTAGAAATAATATTTTAAAAGGTAATACTACCGTGATAGTAACAGGGGGTACCGCAGGTTACGATGTAAGTTGCAGCAGTAACTGGGGAAAAACTACAGGAATTAAAACTGGTATTGTTACATCAACAAAAGCAAATGAAATTGGTTTTCACAATGGTTTTCTAAAAACTGCAGCCAACGTTTATATTGCAAAGGGAACAATTACACTTCCTTCTGATTTTGAGTTTACACTGCCAAAGGAGGGTACCTTAACGGTTCAAGAGGGTGCGGTTATTAAAAATCAGGGCAAAATCACACTGAATGGTACAATGGAGAATAAAGGTACTTTTATTAACAACGGCATAGTAAAGAGTGATGGAGGTAAGTACAGTGGCAGTGGCATTTGGAATGGAAATCCTATAGAGGATTTGAATCTAACTGTTTCAGAAGCAAAAGAAATAACGGATAACAGTACAAAATTTACTGTTAACTGCAATAAAGATGCTAGGGTTTATTACCTTGCAAGCGAAACGCCAATTAATGACAAAAATATATTAGAGGCAAAAGGCAATTCTCAATCTGTTTCTTCTAATATTGATTCAGATATTCTACTTCAAAATCTTAAGGATGATACCTCTTACACCTATTATATGGTTGCAAAGTCGGGAGAAAACTTTACAGATATTAAAACTGTATCTTTTAAAACCTTACAGAAATCACCTCTCAGCGGTACTGGTACAAAAGATGATCCTTATATCATAAAAACTGATTTTGATTTGGAATATTTGGCAAATTCGGTTAAAAGAGGTCAAAGCTATTCTAGTAAGTATTTAAAATTGAATAATGATATAACTTATTCATCAATTCCAATTGGCTGTTTTACTGAAGGTAGCAGCACAAATATGCCTTTTTGCGGAAATTTTGATGCTGCGGGGCATACTGTAACCCTTGCTATGACAAATGCTAGTAGTAATCCAAAAGAAGCAGTTGCTTTATTTGGATATCTTGGAAGTGGTGCTAGTATAAAAAATATTTGTACTACTGGAACTATAACTTCAAAAGAAAAGTATTCTGGTGGTATTGCAGGAGTAGCTAGAGATGGAAATGTAAATTTTTCAAGCTGTTCTAGTAGTGTAGAGATGAATTTTACTAAAGGTGGAGATTGTACCTATGGTGGCATTGTGGGGTTGATTAATAATTTGGGTAATGTTACTATGACAAATTGCTGCTTTACAGGTAAGATTACTTCTTCTGCTACCTCATTAGAAGGTGTTGGCGGTCTTTGTGGATGGAAGTCGGATACACTAAATGCAATTAATTGTTATGTTAATGCAAGTTTTGGAAGTAATAGTATTACTGCAAAGGGACAGCATATGGCAAGAAATGGAGGAACTTTCACCAATTGTTATTATAATAAAGAAAATAGATTAACAGATGATGGTTCAGCAAATTCTGCTGGAAGTGAAGCAGTTACAAATGATTTTACAAGGGGTAAGATTACTTGGCTACTACAAAATGGACAATCAAATCCAGCTATTCAGGTATGGGGGCAAAGACTTACTGGAAATATAACGGATAGTGATCCAGTATTATCCTTAGATTCTATAAAAGCTGTACACAAGGTTAGCTATTTTCTAGATAACAAAGAATTAGAAAATATTCGGGGTTATGCTAATAGCAGTATGACACTTGCGAATTTCACCTTAACTGAGGCAGAAATAAATGAAGGTTATAAATATAACTTTGAAATTACAAGCGGCACTGCTACTTTAGACACTGCTAATAATCAATTGAAGGATATTGGCGGTGATGTAGTAGTTACAGTAACAAAAGGAATTTTCTATACTATAACTGCAAAGTCAAAAGATTTAAATTTAGGAACAGTAGGAGAAGGGGGAGCTTATGCTGCAGGAGCTACAGCTACTTTTATAGCGGAACCTCGTATGGGATGCAAATTTGTAAAATGGACTTCAGATGCTGAAGGAAATACTGAAGTATCTAAAGAGAAAACATTCACTGTTAAAGCTAGTAAATCATGTACCTATTATGCATGGTTCACCATAGATAAATATACACTTAGTGTAGGAGATTTTAATTCTTCTGCAGGTACAATAACTGGTGTAAAGGATGAAGGATATTCTTATAATGAGAGAGCAGTTTTAAAAGCAGAAGCAAATACAGGCTATGTCTTTGATGGCTGGAAGAATGAATATGGTGTAACAGTTGATACTAGTCCAAATTTTTCATTTAATGTTTCAGGTAATATGACTATAACACCAATATTTACACAGATTAAGGAAAATGTCACTTATTATAGGATAGCCTTTTATCATCAGGCTGGAAACCTACTTAAATCAGAGAAGATAGCTTTGAATACTGGAGTCACAGTTCCAAATACACCTTCAAAGATTGGGTATGAGTTTATAGGATGGAGTGCTGATGGGACAAATCCAATAAAGCTAAATGAAGATGGAAGTATTACCATTACTTCAAATATGGATTTAAGGCCGCTTTTTAGGGTGAAAGAAGTGAAGTATTCTCTAACTGTAAATGATATATTAAAGGATTCATATGCACCATTAAGCAGTGTTAAAGCAGAAGTTACAGAAACAAGTATACCAGAAGGTAAGAAGTTTGCATACTGGATTGATAAAGAGGGCAATATTTTAAGCTATAGTAACCCCTATAATTTTTCTATTACTTGTAATATGGAGTTAAAGGCTATATATGAAGATTTAAAAAATGATGTAATAAAGAAGCCAACACTTACCCTAAGTGAGCCAACCTATGAATTCATAAGAGAGGGTAAGCATAAGATGGTATGGTATGCAGTAATGGATTTACCAGAAGGATATACTATGGTTGAGAGTGGAATTCTACGTATTGTATCTACAGTGCCAAAGACAAATGATCAGATGACTTTTGATTCAGATGGAATTTACAAGAGAGTTATAAATGTATCCGATTCTATACCTAATCAGTATTATTACAGTGTGGCTGCAACAGATGGAAAAGGTGTATCTATAAGGGCATATATTGTTATAAGAAATAAGGATGGAAACTTAGAGACAATATTAAGTGATGTGCAGTATGGATGTTATAAATAA
- a CDS encoding response regulator has protein sequence MEIAIVDNLLKDRAILRNLANKYFEDRKDLYDISPNFTEFESGEAFLEHYTSYKYEIVFLDIYMNKLTGMDVAKKIAALDRNCSIIFYYQR, from the coding sequence ATGGAAATCGCTATTGTAGATAATTTGTTAAAAGACCGTGCTATACTTCGTAATCTTGCTAATAAATATTTTGAAGACAGGAAAGATTTATATGATATTTCCCCTAACTTTACAGAATTTGAAAGCGGAGAAGCTTTTTTAGAACATTATACATCTTACAAATATGAAATTGTTTTTCTAGATATTTATATGAATAAACTAACAGGTATGGATGTGGCAAAAAAGATTGCCGCTTTAGATAGAAATTGCAGTATTATTTTTTACTACCAGCGATGA
- a CDS encoding LytTR family transcriptional regulator DNA-binding domain-containing protein: MKPVKDHISTLYRAMDYATNRLQMDKAGIKVVAECGEVYLYYRNILYIDCIDRTVYIHLADRVFKVLGKYRDYQNKFLPDNRFLECYRNVIVNMDYIDIPLDCDFILKSGEKLPISRRKKTNVMEKYMMYFIKKRG; this comes from the coding sequence ATGAAACCAGTTAAAGATCATATTTCTACACTTTATAGGGCTATGGATTATGCTACTAACAGGCTGCAAATGGACAAGGCTGGTATAAAAGTTGTAGCTGAATGTGGAGAAGTGTATTTGTATTATCGAAATATACTATACATAGATTGCATTGATCGCACTGTGTATATTCACCTTGCTGACAGAGTATTTAAAGTTTTAGGTAAATATAGAGATTATCAAAATAAATTTCTTCCCGACAACCGTTTCCTTGAATGCTATAGAAATGTAATTGTCAATATGGACTATATTGACATCCCTTTAGATTGTGATTTCATTCTAAAATCTGGTGAAAAATTGCCTATTAGCAGGCGAAAAAAAACTAATGTCATGGAGAAATACATGATGTATTTTATAAAAAAACGGGGGTAA
- a CDS encoding sensor histidine kinase codes for MYFLSNTIVTMDKNWINTWRQLVSRLSISIAMFVICKCINRDFRELDEKQSLKSTNKLLHIQMEAIKHQANIITGNDEKMRIFRHDMRHNVQMLSSLIQNKELHPASQILSKLNEDLINIKPMVFCKNSVINSSLLVYINMAQNESIEIISEVDIPENIPFNSCDIALLLANVLENAINASRKQENDNREIQITTRYADKKLALVVKNRFDGEVLFNTAHMPIAKDINHGIGMNSISTIVSKYNGYMACSHEKGWFTISLMFSCHFSK; via the coding sequence TTGTATTTTTTAAGTAATACAATAGTTACCATGGATAAGAATTGGATTAACACATGGAGGCAACTTGTTTCAAGACTCTCAATTAGTATTGCTATGTTTGTTATATGTAAATGCATTAATCGTGATTTTAGGGAACTTGATGAAAAACAATCTCTTAAATCCACAAACAAACTTTTACATATACAAATGGAGGCAATAAAACACCAAGCAAACATCATTACAGGAAATGATGAAAAAATGAGAATATTCAGACACGATATGCGTCATAATGTACAAATGCTATCCTCACTTATACAAAATAAAGAACTCCATCCAGCTTCCCAAATTCTTTCAAAGTTAAATGAAGATTTAATAAATATTAAGCCCATGGTTTTTTGCAAAAATTCTGTTATTAATTCCTCTTTATTGGTTTACATAAACATGGCACAAAATGAGAGTATCGAAATCATATCAGAAGTTGATATACCAGAAAACATTCCCTTTAATAGTTGCGACATTGCCCTCCTCCTTGCCAATGTTTTAGAAAATGCAATCAATGCAAGCCGCAAACAAGAAAATGACAATAGGGAAATACAGATTACCACAAGATATGCAGATAAAAAACTAGCACTTGTTGTTAAAAATCGCTTTGATGGAGAAGTTCTCTTTAATACTGCCCATATGCCAATAGCAAAGGATATAAATCACGGCATAGGCATGAATTCCATTTCCACTATTGTTTCAAAGTATAATGGTTATATGGCCTGTTCCCATGAAAAGGGTTGGTTTACTATAAGTTTAATGTTTTCTTGCCATTTTAGTAAATAA
- a CDS encoding DnaD domain protein has translation MATFRKFYIKFWIEEKVLELTPAEKFMYIFLRTSTETSQCGVYKMPEKLMCLETGYDSETIYKLTDSLEKKGFIKFSRKTSEIMILDWVKKNFVNSPNTIKCMNKELREIENKDFIISLYEICENLGYPVNYIFSGIQATAEKCGKILKEEPYEATAKTALDTYSKNALDTYSKIATEDFEKNFTESSNENSRENSSENSSEKPNENFEENSFEHLTETSIQSDNTEFKELINVFSNNIHPITSIEYERLKDWCSDIEPSAIIIAIKEAASHSARNISYINSILNNWLSMGINTKSR, from the coding sequence ATGGCAACTTTTAGAAAGTTTTATATTAAATTTTGGATTGAGGAAAAGGTTTTAGAGCTTACACCAGCTGAAAAGTTTATGTATATATTTTTAAGAACAAGCACTGAAACCTCACAGTGCGGAGTATACAAAATGCCTGAAAAATTAATGTGCCTTGAAACAGGCTATGATAGTGAAACCATTTATAAATTAACTGACTCTCTTGAAAAGAAAGGCTTCATAAAATTTTCTAGAAAAACCTCAGAGATTATGATTCTAGATTGGGTTAAAAAAAATTTTGTCAACAGCCCAAATACTATAAAATGCATGAATAAAGAACTTAGGGAAATAGAAAACAAGGACTTTATAATAAGTCTTTACGAAATCTGTGAAAATCTTGGCTATCCTGTAAACTACATTTTCAGCGGAATACAAGCTACTGCTGAAAAATGCGGGAAAATTTTAAAAGAAGAGCCTTACGAAGCTACTGCCAAAACCGCTTTAGATACTTATTCTAAAAATGCCTTAGATACTTATTCAAAAATTGCTACAGAAGATTTTGAAAAAAATTTCACTGAAAGCTCTAATGAAAACTCCAGAGAAAATTCTAGCGAAAATTCTAGCGAAAAACCTAATGAAAACTTTGAGGAAAATTCTTTTGAACATCTTACTGAAACTTCTATACAAAGTGATAACACAGAGTTTAAAGAGCTTATAAATGTTTTTTCAAACAATATCCACCCTATAACTAGCATTGAATATGAACGCCTTAAAGACTGGTGCAGTGACATAGAACCAAGTGCAATAATTATTGCTATTAAAGAGGCTGCATCTCACAGTGCAAGAAACATAAGCTACATCAATTCTATTTTAAACAATTGGCTAAGCATGGGGATAAATACAAAAAGCAGGTAG
- a CDS encoding DnaB-like helicase N-terminal domain-containing protein, with translation MEFSMFYDLNAETEVLSNILLNSSALLKVAEILSYKDFYNERNRILYKAITELYMDNISIDIVNLKEKLGNSLEKAGGISYMAELINSALACSDIKGHAEIIKKKSINRKFQEIITKAKSALRTMMGTVMNLWTN, from the coding sequence ATGGAGTTTTCTATGTTCTACGACCTAAATGCAGAAACTGAGGTTCTTTCAAATATTCTTTTAAATAGCTCTGCCCTTTTAAAGGTTGCAGAAATACTAAGCTATAAAGATTTTTATAATGAAAGAAATAGAATTCTATACAAAGCCATAACAGAATTATATATGGATAATATTTCTATTGATATAGTAAATTTAAAAGAAAAACTGGGAAACAGTCTTGAAAAAGCAGGTGGCATATCCTACATGGCAGAACTAATTAACTCTGCATTAGCTTGTAGTGATATTAAAGGCCATGCTGAAATAATAAAGAAAAAATCCATAAATCGAAAATTTCAAGAAATAATAACAAAGGCAAAAAGTGCATTGAGAACAATGATGGGGACAGTTATGAACTTATGGACAAATTAA
- a CDS encoding replicative DNA helicase — protein MDKLSAMFIELNASSKEGESCVENDLVDIMKNMEDLYKNGGKQDIIKTGYKKLDSALGGLNKQDFIIVAGRPSMGKTSVSINLLKNIILKEHKSAAFFNLEMAKKQFYQRMLSMCSSLPIDNIKKGLISTEEWITLTNLCNQISTSNFSLYDKIFKLNDIIMECRKIKMKKPLDVVIIDYLQLIELEGRYENRNVQVSKISRALKLLAKELDITVIALSQLSRAPEARSEHRPCLSDLRESGSIEQDADIVMFVYRDYYYEHEESLKNIMELLISKTETAALEPLN, from the coding sequence ATGGACAAATTAAGTGCTATGTTTATTGAACTAAATGCCTCTTCTAAGGAAGGTGAAAGCTGCGTTGAAAATGATCTTGTAGACATAATGAAAAATATGGAAGATCTTTATAAAAACGGAGGAAAACAAGATATAATAAAGACAGGCTATAAAAAACTTGATTCTGCCTTAGGTGGATTAAATAAGCAAGATTTTATTATAGTTGCAGGTAGGCCCTCTATGGGAAAGACATCAGTTTCCATTAATCTCCTTAAAAATATCATTTTAAAGGAGCATAAAAGTGCTGCATTTTTCAATCTTGAAATGGCTAAAAAGCAGTTTTACCAAAGAATGCTCTCCATGTGCAGTAGTCTTCCTATTGACAATATAAAAAAAGGATTAATATCAACGGAAGAATGGATAACACTTACAAACCTTTGTAATCAAATATCCACCTCAAACTTTTCTCTATACGATAAAATATTTAAACTAAATGACATAATAATGGAATGTAGGAAAATTAAGATGAAAAAACCTCTTGATGTTGTAATAATTGATTATTTACAGCTTATAGAACTAGAAGGACGCTATGAAAACAGAAATGTACAAGTCTCTAAAATCTCAAGAGCACTAAAACTCTTAGCAAAGGAGCTTGACATCACAGTAATTGCACTTTCCCAGCTATCAAGGGCTCCTGAGGCAAGATCCGAACATAGGCCTTGTCTATCTGACCTTCGTGAATCTGGAAGTATAGAACAGGATGCTGACATTGTAATGTTTGTCTACAGAGATTATTACTATGAGCATGAAGAGAGCTTAAAAAACATAATGGAACTATTAATTTCAAAAACAGAAACGGCAGCGTTGGAACCGTTAAACTAA